The nucleotide sequence CTCGTCGTTTGGGTACTTCTTTTTCATGTGCATCATCGTATCATACGTATAGGTTTCACCTGGCAAGCCATCCATCTCGACTGTAGAAATTTCGAAAAGTGGCTCTCCATACTTGTTTGTTTTGTGTGTACTGCTCGCCAAAGCCAGTTTGAGCATGTGCAAGCGATGGACGTCCTCTGTCTGCAATTTTTTATCATGACGCTTTGAAGAGCATGGTACGAAAATGACTTTGTCCAGTCGTCTCCGGTGAGCGACGGTCGCTGCCGTGAACAAATGGCTGTACGTGATGGGGTCAAAGCTGCTGCCATAAATGCCGATTCGCATGAAAATTGCCTCCTATCGTCATGAGCCTATTATTTTTTGCGGATAGTCATGCCAAGCTGGTTCTGAAAGTGACCGAGAGCCCATTTGTGACCTTCTGGAAGAAAGCTCGCTACTGCATCCTCGTGGATGACGACAGAAAAGCCGTTATAGAAGCCTTCAATCGCTGTATGCAATACACAAATGTCCGTGCAGACACCTACCAGATGAACCTCAGTGATACCTCTCGTCCGCAACAATAACGCAAGGTCGGTACCTTGGAAAGCACTGTAGCGGGTCTTATCCATCCAGTGAATCGTATCTTCGAATTCCTCGTAAATCTCCTGAATGCTGCCATACAAATTCCGGCCAGCCGTACCGATAATGTTGTGCGGAGGGTAGAGTCCTGTCTCAGGGTGGTACGGGTCCTGCTCTCGATGAGCGTCGACTGCCATGACGACAAAATCGCCTTCTGCGAGGAAGTCGCGGATCAATTCTCCAATGCGTCCTTCAATAGCCTGACCAGGCTCTCCACAAGTCAATGCACCATCTGTCGCGACAAAATCATTCGTGTAGTCGATCACGATCAAAGCTTTCATGGAAAAAACCTCCTGAATGTGGACTTTTTCAGTAAATCATGGCAGTTGGCGTAAAGCCGGTAAAGCGATAGAGCTTGGCTGGCGAATTCGAAAACTCGGTCGAGTAGACAGGCTGTCCGTCAGCCGATAGAACTGGCTCGAGCAGTCCTTGCCGTCTGGTTGTCGCAAGCAGGCGCCGCTCAAAATTGCCGCGATCTTTTGCCGAAAAGGATGGAACGACGGACTCGATCACTTGCAGCAGTTCGCTCAAGGTAAACTCATCTGGCAAAAACGCTTTGGCGATAGTCGTTTGCAGCATCTGCTCACGAACGCGCTGTAAGGCGTCAGTCAAAATTTCACGATGATCAAAAGCAAGGTTGAGGGCAAAAGCTTCCTCAATCGGAAATAGCCGCGCGTCGGATGCATCGTCGTTTGCCTGTGCGTGCTTCAATAAATCTTCATGGACGAGGGAGACATAGGCAACACTCGGGATCCAACCACGAGGGTCTCTTCCGGGCCTGTAGTACGTCTTCAACTGCTCGATGTGTACATCGCGGTCGATATTCGTCTCTTCTTTCAACTCGCGATAGGCGCATTCGTCCAGAGTCTCCGATTCATGGGAAAAACCGCCAGGCAAGGCCCATTGCTCTCCAAATGTATCGCTTTTTCGCTTGATCAGAAGAACGGCCAATTGTTTGAGTGGCAGCGATTTGGTTTTTGTTTGGCGCGGGATGGAAAGGATCGTAAAGAGGCAAATATCTGTTGGAAGTCCATCCGGTGAGCGGTACTTTTTGGTCCGAAAGTGGATGCGTTTGGCTCGAAGGGGAGACGTACTCACAAGATCATCCTTTCCGTTTGCTCGAATCAGTTATCATGCTTTTATGTTATGATATCATTTTAACAATGTCAATATTACAATGTAAAAAACTGTGAAAAAAGACGTCTGTGAATGTCAGACGTCTCTCGAAGTCATACCTGCGAAAAGCGATTGATTAAACAGCATCCAACGCGAGTCGCAATGTAATGTTAATGTTTTCTTCCGTTTTGGCCACGATCGTATGAGGGCTGGTCAATCCGAAGTCACCAAACGTTACGACGGACGTTCCTTCCAACTGTAGTTTGCCTTGGGAATAAATCGCGTCAGCATTCATTTTCACGTCTTTGGCAATTCCTCTTACAGTCAGGACGCCATTGATGGTGAACGAAGCCTTTTGTCCTTCGATCCATGTAGTTGGCCAGTTCTCAAAAGATTTCGCTTCAAAAGTAGCAGTTGGGTGCACGGCGGTATCAAAGTAATCAGGAGATTTGATATGGGTGTCGCGCTTTTCATTACCGGAGTTCAGCTTATTCAAGTCGGCAGAAGCTGTTGCTTTCATTTGATCTGGTGCAGAGAGGTTCACATTCCAGCTACCAGTAATGCCGTCCATTTCAAAGTTTACCGTTTCTTTCGACGTAGTGACGGAGAAATAGACTTTGGACTGGTCATTGATTGTCCATTTTTTATTCAGTTGATCTGCTGTCAGAGGTGTTGATGAAGCGGTAGATGAGGCTGTGGTTACCGTAGCTGCAGGCTGAATCTCCACATGGTTTCCCACGAAATAGTCATAGAGCATGTAGCCCCCGATACCGACCACGAGCGTGGCAACTGATGCTGTCAGGATAACCGAATTCTTTTTCATTATTGGATAACCTCCATATTTTTGAAGTGTTCAGACTTGAGTCGTATGTATTTGACTACGCAGGGATCATTATGAGAGAGGAAGCTGAGTGGGTCTTGAAAGCTGGCTGAAAGTTTGTTGAAAGTGTAAGGGTAAGAGAATTATCAACGTTCTTTATATTTAATTTACATTTTTTGGTTTGTGATTTTGTAAAAAGCTTTCAGCTCGTACTCAGTGCATATTCAGCAAACATTCAGCTACTCTTGGCCTGATCAGGTAAAATGGAGATGAGGTGAAAGAAATGAGCCTAAGCAAAGGCATTAAAATATTGCTTGTCGATGATGAACCGACCATCCTGCAATTTTTGGAGATGGGTCTTGAAAATGAAGGCTTCCAGGTATTGACGGCACAAGATGGGATGACTGCGGTGACCATGGTGAAGGAGCATCAGCCCCATGTCGTCATTCTCGATGTGATGATGCCAGGCATGGACGGCTTCGAGGTATGTCGGATGTTGAAAAAGATACAGAATGTAGCAACGATCATGCTGACAGCCAGAGAAGACGTAGAGGATCGGGTAAAAGGGCTGACGCTTGGTGCCGATGATTATATGATCAAGCCGTTTAGCTTTGAGGAGCTGCTTGCCCGTATCCATGCGCGCATTCGTAATCATTACCCACATTTGCTCTCCAAGGTACACCTCGGCCCCTTCCAAATCGATGACAGGCGAAAGGAAATTACTTACGAGGAAACGCTTCTGGAGCTATCGCCAACGGAATACTCTTTGCTGAAATATTTAGTGACCAATCACGGGTTGGTTTTGAGTAAACCAATGATTCTGGATAACGTGTGGGGCTATGATTTCGGTGGGGAGGAGAACATTGTCGAGGTGTATATTCGCTCCCTGCGTGACAAACTGAACGATCGTCAGCATCGGATCATTCGCACATTGCGAGGTGCGGGCTATCGGGTTGATTTTGTATGACGATGAATCGAAACAATCAATGGGCCGCCTTCCTAGAACCGAACTCTTTGCGTTATCAGCTGTTGTCTCGTTCGTTATTTATCTTATCCGGGTTGCTGCTTCTAATCGGTATGATTCAATACTTATTGATGGAGCAGTTCTTGTATCGCAGCAAAGCGGAAAGCTTGTTAAATCTGGCAGTCACTGTTCCGTATCAGGTCTTGGAAGATACGGAAACGCTCCCGAAATACGATCAGTATGTCAGCGCGTTGCTTTCCTTGCGTACTCCCGATATCAAGTATGCCTTTATTGACAACGACGCCAACGTGACGGAGCTGTTTGCGAATCCGAGCGAAGGGTATTCCCCTCGCTTTCCAGATAGTTTGTACCGCGAGATCCTGGCTAGTGGCGTATGCACGTTTAAATACAAAATATTGGAAGGTAGCACCGGGAAGGATTATTTGGTCGTGCTGGCACCTATCAAATCACCTGAACAACTGCAAGGAATCGTACAACTGAGTACACCTGTCGGCTCGATGCGGGAAGTGCTGTTTCCACAGTTGATCATTTTCTTCTCTGCATCTGCACTCGCCTTGCTTATCGGCTTGTTAACCTACGTGCCTGTGCTCCGCCGTACGCTGAACCCACTTTCGCGTATTGAGGTTACAGTTGAGCGGATTAATGCGGGTAATTTGGATGAACGACTGCCGATGGATCAAGGCCAGATGGAAATTGATCAATTATCGGCGGTCTTTAACGGAATGCTGGAGCGGCTGGAAACCTCATTTAAAATTGAGCAAGAAGCAGGAGAGCGGATGCGACGCTTTGTGGCGGATGCCTCGCACGAATTGCGAACACCGCTGACTTCTATCCATGGTTTTTTGGAGGTGCTGTTGCGTGGTGCGGCGTCAAATCCCGAACATTTGCAAA is from Brevibacillus brevis and encodes:
- the nadD gene encoding nicotinate-nucleotide adenylyltransferase, giving the protein MRIGIYGSSFDPITYSHLFTAATVAHRRRLDKVIFVPCSSKRHDKKLQTEDVHRLHMLKLALASSTHKTNKYGEPLFEISTVEMDGLPGETYTYDTMMHMKKKYPNDELFFIMGSDLLEGLSNWGNAEKLVAGFNFIVMSREGYPTADLIAEDALLRNHDEHFLIMSKGINMGISSTYIRDEIRKGGDPSFLLPDTCLQYIYEKGIYKEPYL
- a CDS encoding cysteine hydrolase family protein; translation: MKALIVIDYTNDFVATDGALTCGEPGQAIEGRIGELIRDFLAEGDFVVMAVDAHREQDPYHPETGLYPPHNIIGTAGRNLYGSIQEIYEEFEDTIHWMDKTRYSAFQGTDLALLLRTRGITEVHLVGVCTDICVLHTAIEGFYNGFSVVIHEDAVASFLPEGHKWALGHFQNQLGMTIRKK
- a CDS encoding NUDIX hydrolase, with the protein product MSTSPLRAKRIHFRTKKYRSPDGLPTDICLFTILSIPRQTKTKSLPLKQLAVLLIKRKSDTFGEQWALPGGFSHESETLDECAYRELKEETNIDRDVHIEQLKTYYRPGRDPRGWIPSVAYVSLVHEDLLKHAQANDDASDARLFPIEEAFALNLAFDHREILTDALQRVREQMLQTTIAKAFLPDEFTLSELLQVIESVVPSFSAKDRGNFERRLLATTRRQGLLEPVLSADGQPVYSTEFSNSPAKLYRFTGFTPTAMIY
- a CDS encoding YceI family protein, whose product is MKKNSVILTASVATLVVGIGGYMLYDYFVGNHVEIQPAATVTTASSTASSTPLTADQLNKKWTINDQSKVYFSVTTSKETVNFEMDGITGSWNVNLSAPDQMKATASADLNKLNSGNEKRDTHIKSPDYFDTAVHPTATFEAKSFENWPTTWIEGQKASFTINGVLTVRGIAKDVKMNADAIYSQGKLQLEGTSVVTFGDFGLTSPHTIVAKTEENINITLRLALDAV
- a CDS encoding response regulator transcription factor; this encodes MSLSKGIKILLVDDEPTILQFLEMGLENEGFQVLTAQDGMTAVTMVKEHQPHVVILDVMMPGMDGFEVCRMLKKIQNVATIMLTAREDVEDRVKGLTLGADDYMIKPFSFEELLARIHARIRNHYPHLLSKVHLGPFQIDDRRKEITYEETLLELSPTEYSLLKYLVTNHGLVLSKPMILDNVWGYDFGGEENIVEVYIRSLRDKLNDRQHRIIRTLRGAGYRVDFV
- a CDS encoding sensor histidine kinase, which codes for MTMNRNNQWAAFLEPNSLRYQLLSRSLFILSGLLLLIGMIQYLLMEQFLYRSKAESLLNLAVTVPYQVLEDTETLPKYDQYVSALLSLRTPDIKYAFIDNDANVTELFANPSEGYSPRFPDSLYREILASGVCTFKYKILEGSTGKDYLVVLAPIKSPEQLQGIVQLSTPVGSMREVLFPQLIIFFSASALALLIGLLTYVPVLRRTLNPLSRIEVTVERINAGNLDERLPMDQGQMEIDQLSAVFNGMLERLETSFKIEQEAGERMRRFVADASHELRTPLTSIHGFLEVLLRGAASNPEHLQKALKSMHGETERLNKLVNDLLYLARMDREPAFLLQEGQLDAVVYSMESQLMVLAGDRNVHFRVEQNVTATFDCDGMKQVILNLFQNAVQHTDPVNGEIELTLSKIANGIELTFRDNGTGIAPEHVPHVFDRFYRIESSRARKSGGAGLGLSITQAIVENHRGKMDVQSSLGTGTVFRVWLPNGLKEVQKTEVVG